The following proteins are encoded in a genomic region of Synechococcus sp. WH 8016:
- the petB gene encoding cytochrome b6 → MANSSPVYDWFQERLEIQDIADDFSTKYVPPHVNIFYCLGGITLVCFLIQFATGFAMTFYYKPTVAEAYSSVQYLMTDVSFGWLIRSVHRWSASMMVLMLILHVFRVYLTGGFKRPRELTWVTGVTMAVITVSFGVTGYSLPWDQVGYWAVKIVSGVPAAIPVVGDFMVELLRGGESVGQSTLTRFYSLHTFVMPWLLAVFMLMHFLMIRKQGISGPL, encoded by the coding sequence ATGGCGAACTCCTCACCTGTCTACGACTGGTTCCAGGAACGTCTTGAAATCCAGGACATCGCTGATGATTTCAGCACCAAGTACGTTCCGCCCCACGTCAATATTTTCTATTGCCTGGGCGGCATCACTCTTGTTTGCTTCCTGATTCAGTTCGCGACCGGGTTCGCGATGACTTTCTATTACAAGCCCACTGTTGCTGAGGCCTACAGCTCAGTTCAGTACCTGATGACAGATGTGAGCTTCGGGTGGCTCATTCGCTCAGTTCACAGATGGAGCGCCTCAATGATGGTGCTCATGCTCATTCTTCACGTCTTCCGCGTGTACCTCACAGGTGGCTTTAAGCGTCCCCGTGAGCTCACCTGGGTAACGGGCGTGACCATGGCCGTGATCACTGTTTCTTTCGGTGTAACCGGTTACTCACTTCCTTGGGATCAAGTCGGTTATTGGGCCGTCAAGATCGTTTCTGGAGTGCCCGCTGCCATTCCAGTGGTTGGTGACTTCATGGTTGAGCTGTTGCGTGGTGGCGAGAGCGTTGGTCAATCCACACTCACTCGCTTCTACAGCCTGCACACGTTTGTGATGCCCTGGCTGCTGGCTGTCTTCATGCTCATGCACTTCTTGATGATCCGTAAGCAAGGCATTTCCGGTCCTTTGTGA